A part of Halobaculum sp. MBLA0143 genomic DNA contains:
- a CDS encoding acyl-CoA dehydrogenase family protein: MDFELSAEHRMIRDQVREFAEEEIEPVAQELEDEHRFPAEIFDQLGELDMMGVPVSEEYGGLGGDQLMYALVTEELGRVSGGVGLSYAAHVSLGAKPIELFGTDEQKERWLRPLAEGDEMGAWALTEPESGSDASDMDTTAERDGDEYVLNGSKQFITNASEANSVLVKAVTDSDAGYGGISTFIVDPEDDGFEVTTIWDKMGLNCSPTCEIRLDDVRVPEDRLLGEEGEGWEQTMKTLDGGRISIAALSTGLAQGAYDAAESYADDREQFGKSITEFDAIRDKLVDMHRKTERARLLTHKAATLYDNGESVGQESSLAKLDASEAAREVAEDAVQVLGGYGYTEDFSPQRYYRDAKLMEIGEGTSEIQHLVIGRELGL, encoded by the coding sequence GAGGAGATCGAGCCGGTCGCCCAGGAGCTGGAGGACGAACACCGGTTCCCGGCGGAGATCTTCGACCAACTCGGCGAGTTGGACATGATGGGGGTGCCCGTCTCCGAGGAGTACGGCGGCCTCGGCGGCGACCAACTCATGTACGCGCTCGTCACCGAAGAGCTGGGACGGGTCTCCGGCGGTGTGGGCCTCTCGTACGCCGCACACGTCTCCTTGGGTGCCAAGCCGATCGAGCTGTTCGGCACGGACGAACAGAAGGAGCGCTGGCTCCGCCCGCTCGCAGAGGGTGACGAGATGGGGGCGTGGGCGCTCACGGAGCCGGAGTCCGGCTCCGACGCCTCCGACATGGACACGACGGCCGAGAGAGACGGCGACGAGTACGTCCTGAACGGCTCCAAGCAGTTCATCACGAACGCCAGCGAGGCCAACAGCGTCCTAGTGAAGGCCGTCACCGACTCCGACGCCGGCTACGGCGGCATCTCGACGTTCATCGTCGACCCCGAGGACGACGGCTTCGAGGTGACGACCATCTGGGACAAGATGGGCCTCAACTGCTCGCCCACCTGCGAGATCCGACTGGACGACGTGCGCGTCCCCGAGGATCGGCTCCTCGGCGAGGAGGGGGAAGGCTGGGAACAGACCATGAAGACGCTGGACGGCGGCCGGATCTCCATCGCCGCCCTCTCGACCGGGCTCGCACAGGGCGCGTACGACGCCGCCGAGTCGTACGCCGACGACCGCGAGCAGTTCGGCAAGTCGATCACGGAGTTCGACGCCATCCGCGACAAGCTCGTCGACATGCACCGCAAGACGGAGCGCGCCCGGCTGCTCACCCACAAGGCCGCGACGCTGTACGACAACGGGGAGTCCGTGGGCCAGGAGTCGTCGCTGGCGAAGCTGGACGCCTCCGAGGCCGCCCGCGAGGTGGCCGAAGACGCCGTCCAGGTGCTCGGGGGCTACGGCTACACCGAGGACTTCTCTCCGCAGCGCTACTACCGCGACGCCAAGCTCATGGAGATCGGCGAGGGCACCAGCGAGATCCAACACCTGGTGATCGGAAGAGAGCTCGGACTCTAA